AATAACTATAACAAAGGATATTGCTAAGGCTACAACACTACTTAAAACAATCAAGGATAGGATGTCATTTATAATATCAGTAAGTCCTTTTACAGGTGCCTTCAGCAGCAGTGCCCCTGCCACCTCTCGGTTTACACCCAAAACAGGTACCGCTACTGTTATGGTCTGAGTCTGATATATTTCGTCATCGGCTATAGTAAATACTCTTTTATTATTAAAAGCACTTTCAACCAAATCAATATACTCAGTATATCCGACAGAAAATTCTTCTAATGAGTTGGTTTCCATTCGTTCATCCATCGGCAATACTGCATTAGGATTTGAGATAGTCCATATATCAAGTCCCATAATTTTTTGCTGATTGTTAATGTACTCCAAAAACCCACTATAGTTTCGCGTATTTATATGGTTCATAGTCATCATTTCTGAAATATTTGAAGCCTGTCCCATTAATTCTTCCCGCGTGCTTTTCATAGTTGTGTTTTTATATAGCTGCATAAAAATCAAGCAAATCAGTACAGCCGTCACCAACAACATCATTGCATAGTTTAAATACAGCTTAAAAAACAAGCGGTTATAAACGCGAACCTTGTTTTCTTTTGCCATGTTTTTTTATTCCTCCACCATATCGGTTGAACTCTTATTCCTCTATAAGTTCAAATTTATAACCTACTCCCCAGATAGTTTTAATGGTCCATTCAGGATGTTCTACAGCATCTATTTTTGCACGAAGTCTTTTTATATGTGAATCTACTGTCCTGCTGTCGCCATAATAATCAAAGCCCCAAAGACTATCCAAAAGATTATCCCTGGTAAAGACTTTATTTGGATTGGAGGCCAATGTCCACATGGTTTCAATTTCCTTTTTAGTAAGGGCAATTTTTTTACCTCCAATATGTACACTATACTCTTCAAGATTTATCTCCAGATTACTGATAGAGATAACATTTTCTGAAGCATTGCTTTTTGATGCTTTTGCCATCCTTCGAAGCACCGCCCTTACTCTGGCCATAACTTCTCTCGGACTAAAGGGTTTTACTATATAATCATCGGCTCCTATATCAAGTCCCATAATCTTATCAAAATCTTCCCCTCTTGCTGTAATCAGGATAACAGGTACATCTGATTTACTTCTAATCTTTCTGCAAACCTCGTATCCGTCTTCTTTTGGCATCATGACATCTAGCAGCACTACCTCAGGATCATACTTCTTAAATAATCGGATTGCTTCCTCTCCATCGTATGCTACTACCGGTTCAAACCCTTCCATCTTAGAATATGTGGATAGGATATCAGTGATATCATGATTATCATCTGCGATTAAGATATGCTGCATAATTGTTACCTCCTTTATACAAGCAAAATATAAATTAAATAGTGGCTAATAAACAAGGGAAACTATTTATTCTATATGTTTTAATATAAGTATATCAAAAATATGTCTTTTTTGTAAATAATTTTACATATTTGTTACGAACTGAAAATGTATATATGATAAGGAAATTACAGAGTCTAATAGGAGGCTATGTCATATTAAATATCCATTATATATTATTATATATTATTACTATATCATAAAACAAGTAGTAATACTTTATTAACCATACATTAATATACTTGAATAGTTTGTTGTTTTGTAACAAATTATTAATATATAGAGATATCCGTGACACTTTTCTGACAAAATCAACTTATATACTGGTATTGCAGATAAGGATGTGACATAGGAATTCCATAAATCGGAGGAAATACCATGAAAAAGAAATTTCTATGTAATTGTTTGATTTTGTTTGGCCTACTTCTTTTCTTTACTGTCATGCCTCAAATTATACAGTCACCCCTTAGTGTAGTTAGGGCATCAGAAGTTGAAAAGGAGAAAAATAATGAATATAGGCTTAACCTTAAATCTATTACCCTAGTAAACGGAAAATCATTTACATTAAAAGTTTATAATCTTGAAGATGATGCTAAGGTTAGCTTTAAATCCGCTGACCCAAGCATTGCATCTGTTAATGAGAACGGAACATTTAAGGCTAATAAAGTTGGATCTACTACAATTACAGCAACAGTAAGGCGAGGTTCTAATTCTACTTCACTTACCTGTGATGTTAAGGTTGGACCACCGGCTTTTAGCGTGAAGATGACCAGGTCCATAATTATACTGGGACAAAAACAAAGTGCATTATTAGAGGTTATAATGAAGCCCAGTAACACTGCAGAACTTGCCAAGTTTTCCAGCTTTAATTCGTCAATTGCTTCTGTTAGTTCCGGAGGCCGAGTAACAGCTAAAAGACTGGGAATGACTTATATATTTGCCGAAATAGATGCTGTTAATTTAGACGGAAGCAAGAAATTTGCTTCCTGCAGTGTAATAGTAACTAAACCTGAAGAAGTAACTCAATTAAGAAAGTATTTTTCCAATCATTTAGAATTAAGCTTAATATCTGAATCTGATTTGTCAGCTGCCTTGTATGAATTTTTTAATTCCAATAATACAACAGAATCAAATTCCGGTAGCGAATCATCAATCGTAGATAACTTGGATAAATTCTTAAATTTAAAGTTTAACTTGGAAAATTTAAAAAAGACTTATCAAGAAAGATTACAGCCTGTAGTAGAAATTAAATTAAGTTCCCAAGCAGGAATTTAATAAAAGAATAAGAAGCAAAAGAGGACTGTTTCAAAAAATAAAATCTTAATTTGAGACAGCCCTCTTTCTATATTATATAAACAGGAGGAATACAATGAATTTTAAATTTAACCATTATAATTTCAATGTACTGGATTTAGATAAGTCCATAAAGTTCTATGAAGAAGCCTTAGGCTTAAAGGAGGTTAGCCGTAAGGTATCAGACTCCGGTGATTTTATTTTAGTATATCTTGGAGATGGAAGTTCAGATTTTCAATTGGAGTTAACATGGCTTAGGGACTGGGATAGATCTTATAACCTTGGTGATAATGAATTTCATCTAGCCTTTGTAACAGATGATTATGAAAATGCATATAAAAAGCATAAAGAAATGGGATGCATTTGTTACGAGAATCCAGCCATGGGTATTTATTTTATTAATGACCCCGATGGTTACTGGTTAGAAATCATTCCAAAGAAATAATACTGCCACAAGCCCAAATTGGTAATTTTCTACCTTTTTTGGGCTTACTTTTTTATTGCCTATATATACTGTGATCTATTCACATACTTAAATATGGTTACATAAGTTATTATTAAAAATATAAAGATTGGGGCAACAAGTATATGTATAGACACATAGTATATCCTGCCCAGATGGAGACTCAGTCCTTAGGGTATCTAAGGGTACGAACAACAACACAAAATTTGCTTCCCATAGAGGATGTTACTATTAGAATTTATTCGCCAAGTTCTCCTGATAGAGTTATCGAGGAATTTAAAACAAATAATGAAGGCCTTACCGATATGATATCACTACCGACTCCGCCAATAAATTATAGCCTGGAGCCATCATCCATACAACCTTATTCTAATTTTGATATGCAGATATCTGCTGCCGGTTTCGAATCAGTTTATGTAGCAGATATAGAAGTTTTACCACAAGTAACCGCCTTGCAAGAAGTAACCCTTACCCCAGTGCCGGAACCCATAGAAAGATCTTATATTATTTCACCCCACACCCTATATGCCGAATATCCCCCTAAGATACCTGAACCAGAAATAAAACCAACCGGTGAAACCGGTGAAATAGTTCTTGGCAGGGTAGTTGTTCCCGAATATGTTATAGTCCATGACGGACCTCCCTCAAGTTCGGCTCAGAATTATTATGTGAAATTTCAAGATTATATTAAAAATGTGGCTTCCAGTGAAATTTATGCAACATGGCCGGAAGCATCTATATATGCCAATGTGCTTGCAATTCTTTCATTTACTTTAAATCGTGTATATACAGAATGGTATCGTAATCAAGGTTATAATTTTACCATAACCTCCTCCACTGCCTTTGACCATAAGTGGATTAATGGACGTAACATATTTGATAATATTAGTTTTATAGTGGATTCAGTCTTTGTTAATTATCTATCCAGGCCCAATATTATACAACCTATTCTTACTCAGTACTGTGACGGTAACCGTGTTCAATGTCCCGGCTGGATGACTCAATGGGGTTCAAAATCCTTAGGAGATCAAGGTTACTCTGCAATAGAAATTTTAAGACATTTTTATGGTAGCAGCATATATATCAATACAGCTACACAAGTTTCAGGTGTTCCATCCTCCTGGCCCGGCTATAACCAAGATATCGGATCAACCGGCAGTAGTGTCCGTACAATCCAAGAACAACTTAATACTATATCAGAGGCCTATCCTAGAATACCTAAGATTATAGTAGACGGTATATACGGCCCTGAAACCGCCAATGCCGTTAGAATCTTCCAAGAGATATTTAATTTACCTGTAACAGGTGTTGTTGATATAGGAACATGGTATAGAATTTCAAGAATCTATGTAGGTGTCACAGGAATGGGTGTATGATAGGATTATTATTCTAGGCACCATCCGCACTCTTTAATCATATTGTATTATTGAATGATTTTTAGAGGTTAAACCATGTCTTATTCTTTTTTTAATAAATATGTGAGAGATAAAAATAAAAGTATCAGGCTGTATCCCGCACAGATGGGAACTCAAACCTTTGGTAAACTGCAAGTAAGATGTGTTACACCAAATATGGCTCCGATTGAAGGAGCTACAATTAGTATATCTTCTCCTTCTCAACCTACAGTCATCCTAGAAGAACTAACAACAAATGTATCGGGACTGACTCCTCAGATAGAACTTCCGGCCCCACCTATTGATTACAGCCTAGAACCCTCAGAGGTGCAACCCTATGCAGAGTATAATATCCGGGCCATGCAACCGGACTATACTCCTGTTAGCGTCGCTAATATACAGCTTCTTGCCCAAGTTACTGCTATCCAAGATGCTACTATGGAGCAGGCACCGGAACCGGATATCGAAGGTTCTTTATTTGTTATCCCGCCCCATACCCTATTTGGAGATTTTCCTCCTAAAATAGCAGAACCGGAAATCGTCCCTGCCGCAGAAACAGGTGAAATTGTACTAAGTCAGGTTGTAATCCCGGAGTACGTCATTGTCCATGACGGTCCCCCAACGGATGCTTCCGCAGCTAATTATTATGTAAAATTCCGAGATTATATTAAAAATGTAGCTTCCAGTGAAATCTATGCCACCTGGCCAGAATCCACCATTCAGGCAAATGTACTGGCCATACTATCTTTTACTCTAAATCGGGTATTTACAGAATGGTACCGTAATCAGGGATTTAATTTTACTCTTACCTCCTCTACAGCTTTTGACCACAAATGGATCCCGGGACGTAATATATTTGATAATATAAGCCTTATTGTGGATTCCTTATTTGTAAATTATTTATCCAGGCCCAATGTCAGGCAGCCTATCCTAACACAGTATTGCGACGGAAATAGAGTACAATGTCCCGGCTGGATGACCCAGTGGGGATCTAAGAATTTAGGAGATCAGGGATATGATGCCATAAGTATATTAAGACACTTTTACGGGGAATCAATCTTTATAAACACTGCACCTCAAGTATCAGGGGTTCCCTCTTCTTTCCCCGGTTATAACTTGGATATCGGAGCTAGCGGTGACAATGTAAGAACAATACAAGAACAACTAAATACTATTTCAGATACCTATACACAAATTCCTAAAGTTGCCGTAACAGGTCAATATAATGAACAAACTGCTGAAGCAGTAAAGGCTTTTCAAAGTATCTTCAATCTTCCTCCTAACGGAATTGTTGACTTTCCTACTTGGTATAGCATATCCGGTATATATGTAGCTGTTACTAGGATGGCAGAATTGTAAATTTTCTTAAAAATTTGTGCTTAATATCAAGAAAAAGGAGGGTAATACATACTCTCCTTTTCCTTTCTACCATTCAAAAATATAGGGCTCCCTATTATCTAAAGTGCCAAAATCATAACCTTTATCCTTTATCAAATCTATAATTTCCGGAAGGGTCTCTACGGTTAGCCTATTGATACCTGAATCATGCATTAATATAATAGGATGATCATAATTTTCCAGATCTTTTTCCACATTACGTCTAATGGAATATGCTGTTGGCCTTCCAACAGAATCATTGGAATCTACATTCCAATCATAACAGGCAAAGCCTCTACGTTTCATTTCATCAAGTAATACATCTTTCATTCCTTTGCTATATCCGTTATTACTTCCCCAGGGAAAACGGTATATATTTGCCCTAATTCCGGTAATTTCATAAATCTGTTGATACACTGTATTATAGTCTTCTAAAAACCGTTCCACCGAGCAATATATTTTATCGCAAATATGTGAATATGTATGAATACCTATGGTATGCCCTTCATTGGCCATTCTTCTTAAGGCTTCTTCTCCCTCCTTTGTAATTGCACTTCCTACAATAAAAAAAGTTGCAGGTATATTATTTTCATTTAAAATATCTAATATCTCAAAAGTATTTGAACTTGGTCCATCATCAAAGGTTAAATATGCGGTTTTCTTTTCCTTTAAATTTTTTTTAGGAGGATTATATACGGCATAAAGCTCGGGAAAAAGTGTAGTATAATCCCCATCCTTACTAGCTTCTGAATGAACATGTAAATGCTTCTGGGCTTCCAGATTATTTTCCAACTTGGCCATTAGCATAATACTATCATCATATTTTTTTTCTAAACTTAGTTCATCCTTAGATATTTTGTTTTTATCATCATTAGATAATGCAT
This genomic interval from Herbinix luporum contains the following:
- a CDS encoding response regulator transcription factor, whose product is MQHILIADDNHDITDILSTYSKMEGFEPVVAYDGEEAIRLFKKYDPEVVLLDVMMPKEDGYEVCRKIRSKSDVPVILITARGEDFDKIMGLDIGADDYIVKPFSPREVMARVRAVLRRMAKASKSNASENVISISNLEINLEEYSVHIGGKKIALTKKEIETMWTLASNPNKVFTRDNLLDSLWGFDYYGDSRTVDSHIKRLRAKIDAVEHPEWTIKTIWGVGYKFELIEE
- a CDS encoding Ig-like domain-containing protein, encoding MKKKFLCNCLILFGLLLFFTVMPQIIQSPLSVVRASEVEKEKNNEYRLNLKSITLVNGKSFTLKVYNLEDDAKVSFKSADPSIASVNENGTFKANKVGSTTITATVRRGSNSTSLTCDVKVGPPAFSVKMTRSIIILGQKQSALLEVIMKPSNTAELAKFSSFNSSIASVSSGGRVTAKRLGMTYIFAEIDAVNLDGSKKFASCSVIVTKPEEVTQLRKYFSNHLELSLISESDLSAALYEFFNSNNTTESNSGSESSIVDNLDKFLNLKFNLENLKKTYQERLQPVVEIKLSSQAGI
- a CDS encoding VOC family protein, translated to MNFKFNHYNFNVLDLDKSIKFYEEALGLKEVSRKVSDSGDFILVYLGDGSSDFQLELTWLRDWDRSYNLGDNEFHLAFVTDDYENAYKKHKEMGCICYENPAMGIYFINDPDGYWLEIIPKK
- a CDS encoding peptidoglycan-binding protein encodes the protein MYRHIVYPAQMETQSLGYLRVRTTTQNLLPIEDVTIRIYSPSSPDRVIEEFKTNNEGLTDMISLPTPPINYSLEPSSIQPYSNFDMQISAAGFESVYVADIEVLPQVTALQEVTLTPVPEPIERSYIISPHTLYAEYPPKIPEPEIKPTGETGEIVLGRVVVPEYVIVHDGPPSSSAQNYYVKFQDYIKNVASSEIYATWPEASIYANVLAILSFTLNRVYTEWYRNQGYNFTITSSTAFDHKWINGRNIFDNISFIVDSVFVNYLSRPNIIQPILTQYCDGNRVQCPGWMTQWGSKSLGDQGYSAIEILRHFYGSSIYINTATQVSGVPSSWPGYNQDIGSTGSSVRTIQEQLNTISEAYPRIPKIIVDGIYGPETANAVRIFQEIFNLPVTGVVDIGTWYRISRIYVGVTGMGV
- a CDS encoding peptidoglycan-binding protein; this encodes MGTQTFGKLQVRCVTPNMAPIEGATISISSPSQPTVILEELTTNVSGLTPQIELPAPPIDYSLEPSEVQPYAEYNIRAMQPDYTPVSVANIQLLAQVTAIQDATMEQAPEPDIEGSLFVIPPHTLFGDFPPKIAEPEIVPAAETGEIVLSQVVIPEYVIVHDGPPTDASAANYYVKFRDYIKNVASSEIYATWPESTIQANVLAILSFTLNRVFTEWYRNQGFNFTLTSSTAFDHKWIPGRNIFDNISLIVDSLFVNYLSRPNVRQPILTQYCDGNRVQCPGWMTQWGSKNLGDQGYDAISILRHFYGESIFINTAPQVSGVPSSFPGYNLDIGASGDNVRTIQEQLNTISDTYTQIPKVAVTGQYNEQTAEAVKAFQSIFNLPPNGIVDFPTWYSISGIYVAVTRMAEL
- a CDS encoding polysaccharide deacetylase family protein; the protein is MNKFIYFIILIFFGLFLVYALSNDDKNKISKDELSLEKKYDDSIMLMAKLENNLEAQKHLHVHSEASKDGDYTTLFPELYAVYNPPKKNLKEKKTAYLTFDDGPSSNTFEILDILNENNIPATFFIVGSAITKEGEEALRRMANEGHTIGIHTYSHICDKIYCSVERFLEDYNTVYQQIYEITGIRANIYRFPWGSNNGYSKGMKDVLLDEMKRRGFACYDWNVDSNDSVGRPTAYSIRRNVEKDLENYDHPIILMHDSGINRLTVETLPEIIDLIKDKGYDFGTLDNREPYIFEW